TCCATGTTCTTCTCGATACCTGTGTGCAGGTATCCGATGCCGGCGCGCGCCTCGGTGACGGTCTCGCCGTCGATCTCGAGCATGAGCCGGAGCACGCCGTGCGTGGACGGGTGCTGCGGACCCATGTTGACGACGATGCGCTCCTCGCCGAGGCGGGCGGCCTCCTCGGCGATGTCGGACCAGTCGCCGCCGGACGCCTCGAACGAGGGGATGCCGGTGGTCTCGTCGTCGACGATTCCCGAGGTCGCGCGCGGGGCGTGGGGGGCGGGGCGTGTGGTGCTCATCAGCTGTAGGACCTCCGCTGGTCCGCGGGCGGGACGGTCGCGCCCTTGTACTCGACCGGGATGCCGCCCAGCGGGTAGTCCTTGCGCTGGGGGTGGCCCGGCCAGTCGTCGGGCATCTCGATGCGGGCGAGCCCGGGGTGGCCGTCGAAGATGATCCCGAAGAAGTCGAACGTCTCGCGCTCGTGCCAGTCGTGGCCCGGGTAGACGCCCGTCGTCGACGGGACGTGCGGGTCGGCCTCGCTCACCGCGACCTCGAGCCGCAGGCTGCGCGAGTGCGTCACCGACGTCAGGTGGTACACGGCGTGCAGCTCGCGGCCCGTGTCGTGCGGGTAGTGCACCCCGGAGACGCCCAGGCCGAGCTCGAAGCGCAGGTCCTGGTCGTCGCGCAGGTGGCGGCACACCTCGACGAGGTGGTCGCGCACCACGTTGACGGTCAGCTCGCCGCGGTCCACGACCACGGACTCCACCGCGTTCGCGAAGCCGGTGCCCGACGCGTCGAGCAGCTCGGCGAGGATGTCGACGACCTCGTCGAACCAGCCGCCGTACGGGCGCTCGCTCGGCCCCGGCAGGACGACCGTGGTGACCAGCCCGCCGAAGCCCGAGGTGTCCCCCGAGCCCTGCGCGCCGAACAGGCCGTGGCGCACGTCGACCACGTCGAGCGGGGTGCGCGGGGCGCCACCCGTCGCGGGCACGTGCTGCGACCCCGCCTCGAGGGCCGCCTCCGTCGTGGACTGCGCGTCGGTCGTGCCCTCGCCGGGCTTGACCGCGTCCGCGGCGTCCTTCTTCAGCTCGTCGCTCATCGCAGCAGACCCGTCATGTGCGAGGTGGGCGTGGCCGCGAGCGCCGCCGCCTCGGCCGCCGCGGCGGCCTCCTTGCGGTTCACGCCGAGCGGCTCGTTCTGGATCTGGTCGTGCAGCGTGAGGATCGCGTTGATGAGCATCTCCGGCCGCGGCGGGCAGCCCGGCAGGTAGATGTCCACCGGCACGATGTGGTCGACGCCCTGCACGATCGCGTAGTTGTTGAACATGCCGCCCGACGAGGCGCACACGCCCATCGACAGCACCCACTTCGGCTCGGACATCTGGTCGTAGACCTGACGCACGACTGGCGCCATCTTCTGGCTCACGCGCCCGGCGACGATCATGAGGTCCGCCTGGCGCGGCGACGCGCGGAACACCTCCATGCCGAACCGCGACAGGTCGTAGCGCGGTGCGCCCGCGGCCATCATCTCGATCGCGCAGCACGCGAGACCGAACGTGACGGGCCACAGCGAGCCCTTGCGGAAGTAGCCGACGAGGTCCTCGATCGTCGTCAGCAGGAACCCGGAGGGTGCCTCCTCGATCCCCATGTCAGGACCTCCTCGTCGTCGTGCGTGTCGTGATCGTCGCCGCCCCTGACCGGGCGGTCCGTGACCTTGGTCCTACGTGCGGCCGCTGGTCCTGGTTCAGTCCCACTCGAAGCCCCCGCGCCGCCACTCGTAGACGAACGGCACCGTGATGAGCACCAGGAACGCGAGCATCGCCACCAGCCCGTACAGCGCGAGCTCCACGAAGCTCACGGCCCACGGGTAGAGGAAGACGACCTCGACGTCGAACACGATGAACGTCATCGCGACCAGGTAGTACTTGATCGGGAAGCGGCCGCCGCCCACGGCGTGCGGGGTCGGCTGGATCCCGCACTCGTACGCCTCGAGCTTGGCGCGGTTGTACCGCTTGGGTCCGATGATCGCGCTCGCGCCGACGCCCCCGAGGGCGAGGACCGCGGCGATGCCCATGAGCCACAGGAGCGGCACGTACGGGTTGGTCATCAGGCGTCCTTCCTCAACGCTGAGGTGCAGCTGGTCATGTCGGTCAGGCCGCCGGCGCGATCCGGGCCAGGGCGGCGATCGTCCGGTCCACCACGTCTCCGCCGTGCGGCTCGTAGCAGTCGGACAGGAGCTTGAGCACGAACTTCATGAGCAGGGGCCGCGGCAGGCCGTAGCGCGTGCAGATGCGCATGACCTCGGGGTGCTCGATGAGTCGCACGAACACCCGGCCGAGCGTGTAGTACCCGCCCAGGTCGTCCTTCATGCGGCGCTGGTACGTGGCCAGCGCGCGCTCGCGGCCCGCGACCGTACCGCGCGCGAGGCCCTGGGCGATCGCGTCGGCCGCGACGCGTCCCGCCTGCAGGCCGTACGCGATGCCCTCGCCGTTGAACGGGCTGACCATGCCCGCGGCGTCGCCCGCGAGCAGCAGGCCGTCCGCGTACAGCGGGCCGCGGTTGAAGCCCATGGGCAGCGCGGCGCCACGCACGGGGCCCAGCTGGTTGTCGGGCGTGAACTCCCACTCGGCGGGCGTGTTCGCCATCCACGCCGCGAACAGCGTCTTGTAGTCGACCTTCGTCGCGGCGGCCGTCGAGCTCACCGAGCCGAGGCCCACGTTCGCGGTGCCGTCACCGAGCGCGAAGATCCAGCCGTAGCCCGGCATGAGGTGGGAGCGGCCCGGCTCGCCGTCCCACAGCTCGAGGTGGGACTCCATCCACGCGTCGTCGTGCCGCGGGGTGCGGAAGTACGTGCGCACGGCCACGCCCATGGGGCGGTCGTCGCGCTTGGTGCGGCCCACGCCGGTCGCCAGCCGCGCGCTCACGCCGTCCGCCGCGACGACGACGCGGGCGCGGTAGGTCACCTCGTCGCCGGCCCGCTTCCCGTTCTCGTCGACCGGCCGCGCCGTCACACCCACGACCCGGCCCGTGCGCTCGTCGCGCACCGCGCCCGTGACGTTCGTGAGCTCGTGCAGCTTGGCGCCCGCGGCGCGCGCGTGCTCGGCGAGGATCTGGTCGAGGCTCGTCCGGGAGCGCGCCAGGCCGAACGACGGGTACGACGAGATCTCGGGCCACGCGAGCTCGAGGCGGTGCCCGCCGCCGATGACGCGCAGGCCCTTGTTGCGGATCCAGCCGTCCTGCTCGCGGATCGGCACGGCCATCCGGACGAGCTCGGCGACCGCGCGCGGGGTCAGGCCGTCGCCGCACACCTTGTCGCGCGGGAAGGACGCCTTCTCGAGCAGCAGGACGTCGAGTCCCGCGAGGGCGCAGTGGTACGCGGTCGCGGCCCCGGCAGGACCCGCGCCCACGACGATGACGTCGGCGTCATCGGTTGCGACCACCACGGACTGACCTCACTTGTGACGATGTTCACGTGCGACTCCGGGGAGTCTAGTCACGCCCTCGGGAGGGTGTCTGCGAAGGCTTACCTCACCTCGTCCGGGTGTCGCGGGAGCGGGTGAGGAACGCCCCGCGAACAGCCGGTTCGCGCACCCGTGGCGACCCGACGCGAACGGGCGTGGGGCCGCGACGTCCGCCTGTCGGACGTCGCCCGACCGCCAGTCGGTCGCCCGGGCCGACCACCGCGCGACGGGCGCCCGGAGCCGGCCGACGACGTCAGGCCGGACGCGTCCCCCGGTGCAGCGCGACGATGCCGCCCGACAGGTTCCGGAACGCCACGTGGTCCCAGCCCGCGCGCTTGATCGTGCGGCCCAGCTCGCGCTGGTCCGGCCAGTCACGGATCGACTCCGCGAGGTACGTGTACGCGTCCGAGTCGCGCGTCACCGCGCGCGCCACGCGCGGCAGCGCCTGCGTGAGGTACCCCGTGTAGACCGCCCGGAACGGCGCGAACGTCGGCGTGGAGAACTCGCACACGACGAGCCGCCCGCCCGGGCGCGTCACGCGCAGCATCTCCGCGAGCGCCGCCGGCACGTCCGGCACGTTGCGCAGCCCGAACGAGATCGTGACCGCGTCGAACGACGCGTCCGCGAACGGCAGGTGCAGCGCGTCGCCCGCGACGAACGGCAGGTCCGGGCGGCGGCGCTTGCCGACACCGAGCATCCCCTCGGACAGGTCGCACGGCACGACGAGCACGCCCGCGTCCGCCAGCGGCTCCGACGACGTGCCCGTGCCCGCCGCGAGGTCGAGCACCTTCTCCCCCGGCTGCGCGCCGAGGGCGGTGAGCGTCGCGCGCCGCCACTGCCGGTCCTGCCCCATCGACAGGACGTCGTTCGTCAGGTCGTAGCGCTGCGCCACGGAGTCGAACATCGCCGCGACCTCGTCGGGCTTCTTGTCCAGGTTCGCTCGCGCCATGCCCCCATCGTGCCAGCCCGCCGGGCACGTCACCGACCACGCGCGCGCCGCGCCGGGCGTCCGGAGCGCAGCCGGGTGTGACGAACGGACCAGTGTGACGAACGGACCAGTGTGACGAACGGACCAGGCCACGGGCTCGTCACCGCGACGAGCGCGACGCCGACGCGGGCATACCCTGGGACGCGATGAGCACGACAGCCTCCGCGCCCGCGGAGCGACTCCCGCATCCCCTCGTCGTCCGCACCGTCCCCCTGGACGCGCTCGCGCCCGACGCGGTCGCCGACCCGTCCGGCGAGCACCTGCCGGACCCCGCGGACCTCCTCGAGCTGCTGCCCGCACCCGGTGCGGAGCGCGCCGAGGGCGCCCCGCCGCTCGCGTGGGTGCGCCGCGGCGACGGGCTGGTCGCGTGGGGCGAGGTGCTGCGGTTCGAGGTCGCGGGTCCCGACCGGTTCGCCGACGCCGAGCGCGCGTGGCACGACGTCCTCACGCACGCCGTCGTGCGCGACGAGGTGCGGCTGCCCGGCTCGGGTCCCGTCGCGTTCGGCTCGTTCGCGTTCGACGACGAGTCCGCGGCCGGCGGCGTCGTCGTCGTGCCGCGCGTCGTCGTCGGGCGCCGCGGCCGCCGCACGTGGCTCACCACGATGACCACGGGCCCCGCGCTCGGCCCCGTGCCGGACCTCGAGGAGCTCGCGGGCGACCGCGTGCCTCCCACCTCCCCCGGCCGGGTCACCTACTGCGACGGTGCCGTGCCCGCGCACGGCTGGCGCGACGTCGTCGCCGCCGGCATCGCGGCCGTCCACGCCGACGAGGTCGACAAGGTCGTCCTCGCGCGCGACGTCGTGGCCCGCACGCAGCGCCCGCTCGACGTGCGCTGGGCGCTCGGACGGCTCGCGGACCGCTACCCGTCGTGCTGGACGTTCAGCGTCGACGGCATGATCGGCGCGACCCCCGAGCTGCTGGTGCGCTCCGAGAAGGGCCTCGTGACCTCGCGCGTGCTCGCCGGCACCATCCGGCGCACGGGCGACGACGCCGCCGACCTCGCGCGTGCCGCGATCCTCGCGCACTCGTCCAAGGACCTCGAGGAGCACGAGTACGCGGTGCGGTCGGTCGCGCACGCGCTCGAGCCGTTCTGCTCGTCGACGAACGTGCCGGACGTGCCGTTCGTGCTGCACCTGCCGAACGTGCTGCACCTGGCCTCGGACGTCACGGGCGTCCTGACCGACGGCTCGGACGGCGTCGTCGGCGCCCCGACGCACCCGTCGTCGCTCGCGCTCGCCGCCGCGCTGCACCCGACCGCCGCCGTGTGCGGGACGCCGACGCGCGCCGCCGCGGCGCTCATCCGCCGCATCGAGGGCATGGACCGTGCCCGGTACGCCGGACCGGTCGGGTGGTTCGGCGCCGACGGCGACGGCGAGTGGGGCATCGCGCTGCGCTCGGCTCAGACCTCGCCCGACGACCCGACGCGCGTGCGGCTGTTCGCGGGCTGCGGGATCGTCGCCGCGTCCGACCCGGCCGCCGAGCTCGCGGAGTCCGAGGCCAAGCTCGTCCCGATGCGGACCGCGCTCGCGTCCGACTGACCACCGGTCCCCGGCGGGCGCGCGCTCGTCGTCGGGACGCGCGGAGCCCGGCCGGACCAGGGGGAGTCCGACCGGGCGGCCGCGCACCGGGTCAACGACCCTGACCCGCCCCGTTCTCCTGCAGCCACTGCCACAGCTCGTCGGGCGTCATGTTCTGCAGGTCGGGCAGCTGCGAGCCGTCGCCGAAGCCCGGACGACCCTGCCCGTCGCCCTGCCCGTCGCCCTGCCCGTCGCCCTGCCCGTCGCCCTGCCCGCCACCCGGCTGGTCACCCTGCTGGTCACCCTGGCCGTCGCCCTGCTGCCGCTCGGGCGTCGTCGCCGGGGCGTCCTCGCGGGTCGCGAGCGTGACGTCGACGTCCCTCGCCTCGCCGTCGCGCACGACCGTGAGCGTCACGGACGCGCCCGACGCGAACGACCGCACGTACGCCGTCAGCGACTCCGCGCCGCCCACGGCCTTGCCGTCGATGCCGACGACCACGTCGTCGACCTGCAGGCCGGCCTTCGCGGCGGGCGAGCCCTCGTTGACCTGCTTGACCACCGCACCGGCCCGCGTGACGCCGTCGACGGTCGCCGTGCCGTCGTCGAGCCCCACACCGAGGAACGCGTGCTTGGCCGTGCCGGTCTCGACCAGCTGCCCGGCGATGTTCTTCACCAGGTTCACCGGGATCGCGAAGCCCAGGCCGATCGAGCCGGACTGCTGCGACGTGGTCGCGATGGACGAGTTGATGCCGATGACGCGGCCCTGCGCGTCGAACAGCGGGCCACCGGAGTTGCCGGGGTTGACCGACGCGTCGACCTGGATCGCGTTGGTGACCGTGGCCTGCGAGCCGTCCTCGCTCTGCGTCGAGACCGGCCGGTCGACCGCGGAGACGATGCCCGTGGTGACGGTGTTCTGCAGGCCGAGGGGGTTGCCGACCGCCATGACGGCGGCACCCACGCGCACCTGCGCCGAGTCGCCGAGCGCGGCGGGCTCGAGGTCGCTCGGCGGGTCGACGAGCTTGACGACCGCCAGATCCGTGGTCGGGTCGGTGCCGACGACCTTCGCGGTGAAGATGCGCCCGTCGGTGAGCGTCACCCGCACCTGGTCGTCCTGCGCGCCGGCCACCACGTGGTTGTTGGTGACGATGTGGCCCTCGTCGTCGATGACGACGCCCGAGCCGAGCGACGTCCCGCCCGCCGTGGTCGTCTCGATCGCGATGACGGACGGCTGCACGGCCGCGGCGACGGCCGACCAGTCCGGGGCGTCGTCCGACGAGCCCGCGACCGGCACGGTGTCCGTGGACGCGTGGCCGAGCTGCGCGAACGAGCTGGTGCCGTCCGACGAGCTCGGGGCGTCGTCGTCGCCGAACGCGCCCGTGAGGCCGAGCGTCGCGACGGCCGCGACGAGCGCGGCCGCGGCGGCCGACGTCACGGGGATCCAGACGCGGCCGCGGCGCTCGCGGCGCGCGGGGTCGGCCGGCGGCTGCTCGGCGGCGGCCCACGGGCCGGTCGGCGCGCCGGGGCCCGGCTGCTGCGCGGCGGGCGCGTACGGGTGGGCGACCGGGGCCGGCTGCGGCGGGACGGGCTGCGGCGGGACGGGCTGCGGCGGGACGGTCGGGTAGGCGGCCGTCGGCGTGGTGGGCGGCGCGGGGACCGGCGGCAGCGGCTGGGTCGGCTCCGCCTGCGGGTGGTTCTCGGGCGTAGGGGTGGTCATGTCGAGCTCCTCCTCGGGTCGGACTCCATGACACGTCGCTCTTCTGGGCGCAGCCTTCGGCGTACCTGTGAGTTCCCTGGGAGTTCGTCGGACGCGTGGCCGGTCGCGCGCAGGAGGCGTCAGCGGGCGCCCAGGACGCGCGCGGCGGCCGCCGCGACCTCCTGGGCGAGCAGCGTCGACTGCGCGCGACGCCCGGCGCGGTCGACCCGCACCTCGACGACGCTCACGCCACGCCCGGGCGCGGCCAGCGCGGGCAGGAGCCCGTCGACCTCGACGACGCGCGTGTGCCGCACGCCGTACCCGGCGCACAGCGCGGCGAGGTCCGCGCCGTGCGGCGTGCCGAACACGCGCTCGAACACCGCGGCGCGGTGCGGCTCGCCGTGCTCGAGCGTCGCGAAGATCGAGCCGCCGTCGTCGTTCGCGACGACGAGCTGCAGGTCGACGGGCGGCTCGGCCGGCCCGCGCAGCAGCCCGCCGACGTCGTGCAGGAACGTCAGGTCGCCGAGGAGCGCGCGCACGCGGCGGCGCGGCAGCGCGAGCGCCACGCCCGTGGCGGTCGACACGGTGCCGTCGATGCCGGCGAGCCCGCGGTTGGCGAGCACGAGCGGCGGGTCGTCCCAGCGGGCGACGAGGTCGAGGTCGCGCACCGGGTTGGAGGACCCGACGACGACCACGTCCTGCGGCGTGCTCGCCGTGGCGAGCGCGCGGGCGAGCACGGGCCCGGTGATGCGCGCGCCGGTGCGGGAGCGGCGGCCGCGCACGGCCTCGGGGCCGTCGTCGAGCACGCCGTCGACCGCGGCGCATGCGGCGGCGTCGGCCGCGAGCCACGACTCGAGCCAGCCCGCGGGGCCGGGCATGCGCCCCTGCCGCATGCGCGCGGACGTCTCGAGCAGCACCTGGTCGGCGGAGCGCGCGGCGTCGTACCAGTCCGCGCCGCGCGGGGCGAGCACGACGACCTCGACGTCCTCGCGGGCGAGCAGCGCGGACACGGGCCGCGAGAGCGTGGGGTGGCCGAGCACGACGACGCGGCGCACGCGGCCGCCGAGCTCGGGGTGCGCGAGCAGCAGCCGGTAGGCGCCGATCGCGCACGGGCCGCCGCGCGCGCCCGAGGACGGCTCGGCGAGCAGCGGCCACGCGTTGGCCTCGGCGATGCGTCGCGCGGCGAGCCCGGCGCCGTCGCCCGCGACGACGACGGTCGGCACTCCCCCGAGCCGTCCGGGCGCGCGGCGCGTGGGGCGCTCGTCGTCGGCGACGCGCTGCGTGGCGGCGACGACCGCGGGGATCGCGCCGGTCGCGGTCGGGACGCTCGGGCCCGGGCGGGACTGCACGTGCGTGAGGCCCGCGGTGCCGGGTGCGGGCCACGGCTCGTCGCCGGGGACGAGCGGCTCGCGGAACGCGAGGTTGAGGTGCACGGGTCCGGGGTCGCCCGTGCGCGCGCCGGTCGCGGCCGCCACCGCGCGCGCGGCGGCGTTGCGGACGTCGCGCGCCTCGTGCGGCAGGCCGGCGGGCGCGGGCACGTCGAGCAGCAGGCGCAGCGCGCTGCCGAAGATCCCGGGCTGGTCGGTGGTCTGGTTGGCGCCCGTGCCACGCAGCTCGTGCGGGCGGTCGGCGCTGAGCACGACGAGCGGGATCCCGCTGTGGTGCGCCTCGAGCACCGCGGGGTGCAGGTTGGCCACGGCCGTGCCGGACGTCGTCACCACGGCGACGGGGCGGGCCGTGCCGGGGCCGCCGTCGGCGTGCGCGGACGCCTTCGCCAGACCGAGCGCGAGGAAGCCCGCGGCGCGCTCGTCGACGCGCACGTGCAGGCGCAGCGCGGGAGCGTGCTCGGGGCGCTCGTCGTCGCCCAGTGCCGCGTCCGCGAGCGCGTAGGCGAGCGGCGCGCTGCGCGAGCCGGGCGCGAGCACCACGTCCTCGACGCCGAGCCGCGCGAGCGCCTGCACCAGGACGCGGGCGGAGGCGACGGCCGGACCGCCCGGGCCGGGGCCGGTCGAGGGGCCTGCGGGGTCCGGGACAGCCGTCGTCACGCGGGACATCATGCCTGCTCCGCGCGGGAGGCGACGCCGCGGACCGCGGCGGTGCGCACCCGCCAGCGCGCGGCCAGCTCCTCGTCGGCGGTCGCGGCGGCGACGAGCGCGGGGTCGGGCTGCGTGCGCCGGACCGGCAGCGCGCCGTCGACGGGCAGCAGCGGCTCGGCCACCAGGTCGGCGGTCAGGAGCTGGGCCGTCGCGAGGCCGCACGCGTACGGCAGCTCGGGCAGCGCCGCCGCGAGCGCGACGCCCGCGGCGAGCCCGACGGACGACTCGAGCGCCGACGAGACGACCACGGGCAGCCCGATGCGCTCGGCGAGCTCGAGGCACGCGCGCACGCCCCCGAGCGGCTGCACCTTGAGCACCACGACGTCGGCGGCGTGCGCGCGCGCGACCGCGTACGGGTCCGCCGCCCGGCGGATCGACTCGTCGGCGGCGATCGGCACGTGCGTGCGGCGGCGCAGCGCCGCGAGGTCCTCGACGGTCGGCACGGGCTGCTCGGCGTACTCCAGCCCGCCGGCCGCGCGGTCGAGCACGACCAGCCGGCGCGCGGCCTCGTCGACGTCCCAGCCCGCGTTCGCGTCGATCCTGATGGCTCCGTCGGCGCCGATCGCGTCCCGCACGGCCTCGAGCCGCGCGATCTCGTCGGACACGTCCTGCCCGCGCTCGGCGACCTTGACCTTCGCCGTGCGACAACCGCCGGAGCCGGTGACGATGCGGTGCGCCGTCGCGGGGTCCACCGCGGGCACGGTGACGTTGACCGGGACGCGGTCCCGCACCGGCGCGGGCCAGCCGAGCTCCGCCGCCTCGTGCGCGGCACGCCACCAGGCCGCCGACTCCTCGTCGTCGTAGTCCCAGAACGGCGAGAACTCCGCCCACCCCGCGTCCCCGCGGACCAGCACGCCGTCCCGGGACGTCAGCCCCCGGAACCGGGTGCGCATCGGGACCGACCACACGACGACGTCCGGGGCGAGCACCGGACCAGCGTACGTGCGCGTGCGAGGCGGCACGGGCGGCACAGGCACCTCCGGCGCACGCGAGCCTCGTAGGGTGAGGCCGTGACTGCGCACGACGACCTGCCCGCCCGCGTCTCCGACACGTTCGACCCCGCGCGCTGGCGCACGGTCGACGGGTTCGGTGACGGCACCCTCACCGACCTCACCTACCACCGGGGCGTCGAGCGCGACGCCGACGGCGCCGTGGTGCGGGACCTGCCCGTGGTGCGGGTCGCGTTCGACCGGCCCGAGGTGCGCAACGCGTTCCGCCCGCACACCGTCGACGAGCTGTACCGCGTGCTCGACCACGCGCGCATGACGTCCGACGTGGGCACGGTCCTGCTCACGGGCAACGGCCCGAGTCCCAAGGACGGCGTGTGGTCGTTCTGCTCGGGCGGCGACCAGCGCATCCGCGGGCGCGACGGCTACCGCTACGCGGAGGGCGAGACCGCCGAGGCGATCGACCCCGCGCGTGCCGGGCGGCTGCACATCCTCGAGGTGCAGCGGCTCATGCGGACCATGCCGAAGGTCGTCGTCGCGCTCGTCAACGGCTGGGCCGCGGGCGGCGGGCACTCGCTGCACGTCGTCGCGGACCTCACGATCGCCTCGCGCGAGCACGCGCGGTTCATGCAGACCGACGCGAACGTCGGCTCGTTCGACGGCGGCTACGGCTCGGCGCTGCTCGCGCGGCAGGTCGGGCAGAAGCGGGCGCGGGAGATCTTCTTCCTCGCGCGCGAGTACTCGGCGCAGGACGCCTACGACTGGGGTGCGGTCAACGACGTGGTGCCGCACGCGCAGATCGAGGAGGCGGGCCTGGAGTACGCGCGGATCGTCGCGACCAAGTCGCCGCAGGCGATCCGCATGCTGAAGTTCGCGTTCAACCTCGCCGACGACGGCCTCGCCGGCCAGCAGGTGTTCGCGGGCGAGGCGACGCGTCTGGCATACATGACGGACGAGGCGGTCGAGGGGCGCGACGCGTTCCTGCAGCGCCGCGACCCGGACTGGTCGGGCTTCCCGTACGCGTACTGAGCGCGTCCCGGCCGGCCCGCGGCGTCCGCCGTCAGTCGACGGCGAACCAGGACACGAGGTCGACGAGCTGCGCGACGACGAACGCGGCGCCGACGACGAACGCGAGCAGGACGACGCCCGCGGTGACGACGGCACCCACGGCCGCGATGTCGTGCTCGACGGCGTCGGTGAGAGGTTCTGTGGTCATGCCACCAGGCTCGTCGCCACAGGTCAGGCGGCGCGTCGGCCGCCGGGCTCGTCCTGCTGCGCGAGCGGACCGCCCGGGGGCGGGTGCACGACGGCCGGACCTCCACCCGCAGGTGGACGGCCCGGCCGACGCAGGGTGGAGGCTCAGCTCGTCGTGAGCGACCCCGAGCCCAGCGGGACGAGCTCGACCCAGGTGTTCCCCGGGGCGAGCAGGGCGTCCGAGCCGTCGGGGAGGAACAGGCGCAGGGGCGCGTCCTGCGCGTCCTTCTTCCACGTCACGGCGATCGTCTTGCCGCCCGTGGCGATGGTGCCCTCGCCCTGGCCGACCAGGTCGTACGTCGGCACGCGCGCACCGCCCTGGGCGGGGAAGCTCGTGTTCGGGTGGTTCGCGACGACGGAGACGACGTTCACCGCGGACAGGCGCGTGCCGCTGCGCGCGGTCGCGGGCGACGAGCCCTCCGAGCGCAGCCACGTGCCCGTCGCGTC
The sequence above is a segment of the Cellulomonas palmilytica genome. Coding sequences within it:
- a CDS encoding o-succinylbenzoate synthase — encoded protein: MRTRFRGLTSRDGVLVRGDAGWAEFSPFWDYDDEESAAWWRAAHEAAELGWPAPVRDRVPVNVTVPAVDPATAHRIVTGSGGCRTAKVKVAERGQDVSDEIARLEAVRDAIGADGAIRIDANAGWDVDEAARRLVVLDRAAGGLEYAEQPVPTVEDLAALRRRTHVPIAADESIRRAADPYAVARAHAADVVVLKVQPLGGVRACLELAERIGLPVVVSSALESSVGLAAGVALAAALPELPYACGLATAQLLTADLVAEPLLPVDGALPVRRTQPDPALVAAATADEELAARWRVRTAAVRGVASRAEQA
- a CDS encoding 1,4-dihydroxy-2-naphthoyl-CoA synthase, translating into MTAHDDLPARVSDTFDPARWRTVDGFGDGTLTDLTYHRGVERDADGAVVRDLPVVRVAFDRPEVRNAFRPHTVDELYRVLDHARMTSDVGTVLLTGNGPSPKDGVWSFCSGGDQRIRGRDGYRYAEGETAEAIDPARAGRLHILEVQRLMRTMPKVVVALVNGWAAGGGHSLHVVADLTIASREHARFMQTDANVGSFDGGYGSALLARQVGQKRAREIFFLAREYSAQDAYDWGAVNDVVPHAQIEEAGLEYARIVATKSPQAIRMLKFAFNLADDGLAGQQVFAGEATRLAYMTDEAVEGRDAFLQRRDPDWSGFPYAY